The Myxococcales bacterium region CGGCGACGAGGGCGAGCGCGGTCGCGAGGAGGAGCGCGAGGGCCGTGGCGGGGGCGACGAGGGGCGCCGCGAGGGGGGCGCCGGGTGCAGCGTGGGGCCTCGGCGAGACAATGCTTGGCGGGAGTCCGGCTCCGGCCGCGCGCGAGGGAGGCGTCTGGGCGCGAGATGTGTCGTCGTCGACCACCGCGCATAGGGTCGCACGGGTTGGGCTCGCGCGCGCGGCGGGCGGCAGGCCTAAGAAGCGGCGGAGAGGCGACGGCGGCGCGGCCGCGGGCGCGGGGGCGGCCCGGCGGTCGACAATTAGCATGCTAAGTGGACTCTTCGCGCCGCCTGTCCGCGCCCGTCCGTGGCTGTCCGGCGGACGGGCTGGGGGGGCGCGACCGCAGCTCGACAATTAGCATGCTAATTGTCGGCCTTCGCGGTGCCTGGCCCCCCCCGGCCCTCGCTGGTCCGCCCGCCCGGGCGCATGCGCCTGCCCGATCACCTGGGTTTGCGCGCGGCCGCGCGCCGCGGTACAGCGCCCCCCGTGACTGAGACCCCGAGCCAACGCCCCCCGTCCCAAGCGCCTGCCTCGAAGGCGAAGAAGAAGAAGAGCGCCGCCGAGATGCAGGAGGAGCTTCGCTCTCTGCAATCCGGGCAGAGCAAGGCGCCGCCGCCGGCCGTGAACCTCAGGAAGGGCGCGCTGCGGGTCGTCGCGGTCCTCGTGATCCTTTGGCTCATCGCCCTTTTCATCCCCTCTCCGATTCCGAAGTACGTGATGGCCGCCGTGACGGTGGCGGCCGCCGGGGCAGGGCTCTGGTTCGTTCGCTACGTCAAAAAGACCGAAGCGCTCGGGAGCATCCTTCGGGGCGCCGATACGGCCGAGGGGCGCAAGGACGCGCTGAAGAAGCTCGAAGCGGACTTCAAGAAGGGCGACGTGCAGGCCACGCTCGCTCGCGCGCAGCTTGAAATGCAGGAGGAGCCGCGCAAGGCCCTCGCTACGCTGGAGAGTATCCCCCTCGACAAGCAGCTCACGCCGGTTGCGGATCAGGTTCGGGCGCTACGGGCGATGCTCCACCTCTCCCTCGGTGAGACGGCGGAAGCGCGGCCCCTTGTGGACAAGCTCGAGTTGGGAAAGCAGCAGGACGTCAAGACTCGCGCGATGTTCGCGACCGTCGCTGGCGAAGCCTGGGCCCGCACCGGCAACGCCAAGAAGGGCCTCGAGACCCTCGAGCTCTTCAACCCCGAAGACCCCGAGCTCGGCGAAATGCGCATCCAGATGTGGCGCGCGCGTGCCTTTGCCCACGCGTCGCTCAACGACATCAAGGGCGTGCAGCGTTGTCTGAAGAAGCTCTCGGATACGAGCCCGCAACTGCTCGCGATGTTCGTCCAGCAGAAGAAGGTGCATCCGCTCTTGGAGCGTGAGGCCAAGCAGGTCCTCATGCAGAGCGGCGCCGTACCGCGCAAGATGGTCCGCCAGAAGGTCTGACGCGCGTCGGCGCCCGGCCTTGTCGGGCTAGCCGGTCCTGCCGTCGCTGCGACGGCGAGGACGCAGATGCGACCGAGTCGTCGCACTGGCGGCGCGAGAGACGCGGGCTCTTCTCGGTGATTCTCTTGTGTGCGCGATGGTCCGCCACGTGCACGGCACTGCACGACCTGGGCGACGCTCGGTCGTAGGAGGCCACAGATGCAGGCGAACGAGACAGTCCCGCGCGAGCCTCTGGTCGATGAGCTCGCGCTGCGTGGCGCGGTACGCCCCGTTGTCGTCGCGTGCGGGCTCGTGTGCATCCTCGGTATGCAGGCTTGCTCCGAAGAGTTGGCGCCGCTGCGTCGCTCGTTGGTGCCGGCGCCCGCCCAAAGCGACACGGGGCTCGCCCCGTCCGTGGCGGACGCCGCAGCCGCGGACGCGACCACGGTGCCAGCGCCGGGACCGGGCTTCACGATCTACCCGCTCTCGCCGAGCGCGAGCTCCGTCGCGCCGGGAGGGACGTTCAGCTTCGCCATCAAGCTCGCGTACGTCGGTCCCGCGCTCACCGACGACTACGAGGTCTTCTTGCACCTCGTCGGTCCCGGCAAGCCTGACTGGTTCGACCATGCGGTGTACCCGGTGCCGGGCCCGAAGAGCTCCACGTGGGCCGGCGTGACGACCTTCTCGGGAACGCTCGCCATCCCCGCGAGCGCGTCGGGCACGTACACGGTGATGGCGGGGGTGCACCACGCTACGCCCGGCGCCGAAACCGCGAACATTCGCATGTCGCCCGCCACGGCTGCCGTGGCGGAGCGCTTCGCGGCGGGCGCCATCGGATACCGCTACGCCATCGGAACCGTCGCAGTGACAACGGCCGGCGGACCTACGCTTCCCGTCACGCCGCCAACGACCTCGCCCGGATGGGCGCAGGCGGTCATCGACGACATGACCACGGCGTCGGAGGCCACGCTGGCGAAGCGAGGCTCGGGGACGATGACGGCCTATGCGTCGCTCGGCTCGATCGGCGGCACGGGCGGAAACTACGACTCGATCGTCGGCATCTGCTCGGGCGTGTGCGATCACTTCGCACAGAACGTGGCGGGCGCGATCTCGTGGACCTGGATCTGGGCCGGGGCCCAAAACAATGCCTCGCACTCGCTCGTGCTGGCGCGCCGCGCCCGCGGCTATTACCTGTCGAAGTCGACGGGGCAGTGGGTTCTCGCCTTCGAGAGTCGCCCCGTTGGCGTTCCTGAGCAGATCGACGAGACGACCGGCACGGGTGCGCAGCTCAACCCCGATACGCAAGTCGCCGTGGATGCGATGACCACATCGCTCAAACCCGATGCTTTCTACAAGTACGAGCTGTGGGGCCAAGCGACCATCGGTCACGCAGCGTTTCAGGACGCCAAGGCGTGGTTCTTCAGCACGCAACTCAGCGTCACCACCGATGGTTCAGGCATCGACGATCGCGCGTCGTCGGAGTTCATCGTGAAGGTCGGTGCAGATTTCTACACGGCGGAGTCGCTCGCGGCCAGCGACTATCCGGGCGCACGCGCGCGTTACATCAACATCGCCAACGGCCAGTTGACGGCCGGCGTCTGCGACACCTGCTATCCGTACGTCGTCATGGACGGCCTCGGCGGCCGATATCGCAAGATCCCCACCGACGGCTCCTGGATCACCGTGACGGCGATCTCCATGTCGCCGACCTTCGGCGGCAGCGCGCTCCCGCCGCCATGGGGCGACTACAGCGTTCCGTCGCCTTACGCGCAGCCGCCGTACGCACTGACGGCCTCCGAGATTCTGGCGAATCCGCCTCCGCAGTAGGCCTGCTCGGCGGCGCGCTCTCAGCGCGCCTCGGCGGGCAGCTTGTCGGGCGCCCAACGCAACAGATCGATCTCGGCGCTCACGCCCTTGCCGAAGAGGCATGGAGTCGCCCCACGTCGCGGCTCGGGAGGTAGGTCGCGCAACCGGTCGCTCAATCGGCGGCGGCTTGCTCCACGCCCGCCATCACCCGATAGCGGAGCTGCACCAAGCCGCTCTCGAAGGCGCGATGTCCGGTGAGCGCGAGCCGAACGTCGCGACCGATCGCGGGTGCCAGTGGCGCGCCTTCGCCGAGCAAAACCGGGATGACGGACACGGTGACGTCGTCGATGAGCTGCGCGCCGAGGAGCTGCGCGATGACGGTGCCTCCGTCGACGTAAACGCGCCGCGCGCCCTCGGCGCCGAGGCGCTCGACGAGCTCCGTGAAGTCGCCGCGATAGAACGCCTCGCCGTGCCGCGAGCGCGGTGCCTCGTGCGTGAGGACCACGCATCGCTTACCCGCGTAGGGCCATGCGTCGAAGCCCAGCGCGGTCTCGTAGGTCTTCCGCCCCATGAGCAGGGTGTCGACGGAGTCAAAGAACGCCTTCCAGCCGTAGGCTTTGCCGGGACGCTCGACGATGGAGAGCCAGTCGATGGCGCCGCTGGGTCGAGCGATGAAGCCGTCGAGGCTCGCGGCGATGAAGACCGAGCATTGCGGGCGGGCCATGGCTTGCTCGTACCACGAAGCACGGCCCCCAACGCACTCGCAGCGGCGGCGTAGCTCAGCCCAAATCTGCCAAGTGCGCCCGCGCCGCGGGACGCACCGAAATCTCCGGGAGCAGGTCCGCGAAGCTCACCACAGCGACCTCGGGCAAGTCGGTTTCGACGAGCTTGCGCACGAAGCGGCGAATGTCCGGCTGCGTGAGCACGATGGTCCGGGGCTCGGCTCCCTCGGGACGACCTTCGCTCGCGCTCGCTTCCGCCACGGCGCGGCGCATGGCGCTCACGATGTCTCTCGCGGCTTGCGGTGCGAGCGTCAAGAACGCTCCCGCCGTCGTTCGCGTGACGGATCGGCGCACGATGTCTTCGACCGTTGGATCGAGCGTCACGACCTCCAAATGCCCTGCACCGCGCGTGAGTCGGAAGGTCGTGGCGCGGCGCAAATCGGCCCGCACGAGCTCCGCGAGCGAGAGCGGATCCTTCTCGAGCGCGGCGTGGCCCGAGAGCGACTGCAGGATGGCCGACAGGTCGCGGATCGAGATCCCTTCGTCGACGAGTCGTCGCAGGATGTCCGTAAGGAGCGTGAGCGACACGGGCTTCGGCACGACGGCACGCACCGTCGCCGGCTGCACCCCTTCGAGCTCGTCGAGCAGCTTTTGCGTCTCGGAGAGCCCCAAGAGCTCACCAGCGCGGCGCCGCAGAAGGTTCCGAATCGCCTCCGTGGCCGCGCCCAAGTCGCCAGCCGGCACGATCGCCTGCGGCACGTCGCGCAGCGAAATGGCGAGGTGCCCCGACGGGAGCCCTGACGCGAGCGTCAAGACGGCCTTCGGCAAAGGAAGCCCGAGCTCGAGGAACAGGTCGCGGCGAACGCCGTCGAGCTGGGTGGCAACGTCGCCCAGCGCGGCTGTGCTCTCCGCTGGCAATTCGACGCGCCAAAGCGGCACCAGCGGCGCGAAGCCGTCGCGCGAGCCCTCGACGTTGGCCTCACGCTCGCGGCGCGCCTCCTCGAGGCGCCGCGTGGCTCGGCGCGAGGCGACGAACAAGAGCGCCGCCACGACGAGGAAGGGGAGCGTAGGAAGCCCGGGCACGACGCCGAGCAGCGCGACGAACAGCGATGCCGCGAAGAGCGCTTTCGGGGAGCCCAAGAGCTGCGTGCTGAGCTCGCGGCCGAGCGGCGTCTCGTTCTCCTCGCTGGCGACGCGCGTGACGAGCACGCCGGCGGCCGTCGAGATCACGAGGGCGGGGATCTGCGAGACAAGGCCGTCACCGATGGTCAAGAGGCCGTAGCGCTTTAGCGCGTCGCCGACGGGCATGCCTCGCTGACCCACGCCGATGGCGAGGCCACCGAAGATGTTGACCGCCGTGATGATCAGCGACGCGATGACGTCGCCCTTCACGAACTTCATCGCCCCATCCATGGCGCCGTAGAACTGGCTCTCGCGCAGCAAGGTCCGCCTGCGGCGCCGCGCCTCGGCGCTGTCGATGGCGCCGGTGCGCAGCTCGGCGTCGATGGCCATCTGCTTGCCCGGCATCGCGTCGAGGACAAAGCGCGCCCCCACCTCGGCGACCCGCTCTGAGCCCTTGGCGATGACGACGAACTGGATGATCGTCAGGATCAGAAACACGATGGCGCCGACGACGTAGTTGCCCTGAACCACGAACGTTCCGAAGGCGCGAATCACGTCGCCGGCGTCGCCGTGCAGAAGAATGAGACGCGTCGCCGAGACGTTGAGCCCGAGCCGGAAGAGCGTCGTCAGGAGCAGCACCGTCGGAAACGTCGCGATGGCGAGCGCGTCAGGCACGTAGAGAACGACGAGCAACAAGGTCACCGCCGCCGAGAGGTTCAGCGAGATGAGGCCGTCGAGCAGCCAGGTCGGCAGCGGCACGATCATCATGCCGACGACGGCGAGCACGAGCAACGCGAGCGCGGCGTCGGGTGAGGCGAGCGCGCCGCCTTGGCGCCGGACGGCGGCGCGCGCGGCGCGGGCAGGTGAGGGGGTCGGAGCCACGAGCGCCGGACCGTATCGCAGCCGCCCGCGGCGGGAAACCGCGTTCAGGCTCCGTCCCCCGGCCCCGGCTCGACGCCTGTGGCAGCCTCCGCCTCGTCGGGCCCCGTCACGATGTGCGACACGCGAGAGGCTGAACGCTCCACTAGGACCGCAGCCGCCGCTTCGGTATACTTCTGGCCCAAGCGAGGACGGGCCCGTACCCCCCACGAGCCGCCACGCGCGCGTTGATGCAGCGGACGAAATCCCACGGTCGTATTCCTTTCGCCGCGCCCTTCGAGGGCGCCGAGGCGATCCCGTCCGTCGCCAAGCGCATCGGGTATGGGCTCACCCATATTGGGCGGAAGCGGAAGGCCAATCAGGACGCCTTCCTCGTCGACAACGACCTGGGCCTCTTCGTGGTGGCCGACGGCATGGGCGGTCACGCCGCCGGCGAGGTTGCGAGCCAAGAGGCCGTCGACGCGATCTTCGGCATGGTCAAGCGCGGCCTCAGGATCTGCGCATGCTGACCGACCCGCTGTCCGAGGACGACGCCCGCGCGGCCTGCCGCCTCGTCGAAGCAGCGGTGCAGGGCGCGACCTACATGGTCTATTCGATGGCCGAACAGGACCGCAGGAAGAGCGGGATGGGCACCACCATCAGCGTCCTCCTCGTCGTGGGCGACTACGCGGTCGTCGGGCAAGTGGGCGACAGCCGGGTCTACCGCATCATCGGCGGCAACCCGGAACAGCTTACGGAAGATCACACGCTCATCGCGTGGCAGCTCAAGCAGGGGCTCATCACCCACGAAGAGGCCACCGTCTCGCCGCATCGCAACGTGATCACCCGTGCTGTCGGCAGCCGCGACTACGTTGAGGTCGACACGCGCATCGTCGGCTTGACTCAAGGCGATCGGTTCCTTCTCTGCAGCGATGGCCTCCACGGGTACCTCCGCGACGAAGACATCGTGCCCCTCGTCGAGCTGGGCGGCGCCGAGGCCGTGCAGCGGTTCGTCGACATCGCCAACGTGCGCGGCGGTCGCGACAACATCACGGCCGTGCTGGTCGAGCTGGACTGAGCCTTTTCCGTACGCGGGCTGGGTTTCGTGTCGGCGCGGAAAAGCGTAGAACTTCTGCATGCCTGTGCGTGGTTGCTAAGGCGGGTTCTGCGACTGGATACCTCGTTCGTTGCACCAACCATGAGCCACTATGTGGCCGATATGAAAGGCATGATTGGACGCGCCAGTGCTCCCGTGACGCGTCGCGCGAAAAGTTGACCCCTCGGGGCGCCTCAGGGTACGGCGTGGGGCGTGATTGGTGTCGCAAGCGTACGCGGCCTAGGCCTTCCCAGGCCCGGGGCCGACGTGGCGTGGGAAACGGGGCGCGCCTCTGTGGCCGCCTTGCCGCGCTCGCTCTCGCTCCAGGCACGGAAACCGGCTCCGGAACGCGAGCAGGGCTGTCGGCTCGCCACCTGCATCAAGGAGAGCGCATGAGCAAAAGGCGCGTGGGTGTCGTGATGGGGGGATTGAGCGCGGAACGCGACGTTTCGCTCCGCACTGGTGAAGGCGTCATCGACGCGCTTCGCGGTCGCGGACACGACGTCGTCCCCATCGAATGGGGCCCTGAAACGCCGGGCATCGATGTCCTCTTGCGAAGCGCCGACATCGACGTCGTCTTCCTGGCGCTCCACGGGCGCGGCGGCGAAGACGGTTGCGTCCAAGGCCTCTGCGAGCTGCTCGGATTGCCCTACACCGGCTCGCCGCTCCTCTCCTCCGCTTTGGCCATGGACAAGCTGAAGGCCAAGGAGCTCTTCCGGCTCCACAACGTGCCGACGCCTCCGTATTACGTGGTCTCGGCCGCCGACCTTCCGGAGCTCGAAGAGACCCACGGCAGCTTCGGCTTTCCCGTCATCGTCAAGCCGCGCTCTGAAGGCTCGTCGGTGGGCATGGCGAAGGCCGACAACCTCGCCGAGCTGGCCCGCGCCATCGACGCAGCGCTCGTGCACGACCCCTCGGTCTTGGTCGAGCGCTTCGTGAAGGGCGCCGAGGTTCACGTGGGCCTCCTCGATGGCAAGGTCCTCGGCGCCATCGAGGTGGTGCCCAAGAGCGGCATCTACGACTACGCGTCGAAGTACACGCCCGGCGCGACCGAGTACATCGCGCCGCCTCGACTGCCGCCGACGCGCGTTCGCGGTGTCATGAACCTCGCCGAGCGCGCTTCCAAGGCGCTTGGGTGCACCGGCGCCTGCCGCGTCGACGTCCTCGTGACGGAGGGCGAGAACGAGTACGTCCTTGAGGTCAACACGCTCCCCGGCATGACGCCGACGTCGCTCCTACCCAAGATCGCGCAGGCGGCGGGCGTCGACTACGCCACGCTCTGCGAGTCGATCCTCGAGGGGGCAGCGCTCCACGGCGCCCTCGGCGTCGAGAAGCGCACGTCGCGCATCTCGCGCGTCGCGCTGACGGAAAAGGCCGAAGCCGCGCCTCGCTCCTCGCGCACCCGCACCGCCGCCAAGCAACGCCGCGTCGGCTGATGCGGCCTCGCGGGGGTGGTACACACCAGCCCGCGTCATGACCGAAAAGCTCGACCCCCGCGAAGCTCACAAGCGCTACCTCGACTACCGAGAGCGGCACGGGTATTTCGGAGCGGGGCTCAAGCTGCCCGTGCTGTCGGCGGAGGCCTTTGCCACCGCCGACGTCGAGCACACGCGCCTCGAAGCGCGGGGCGAATCGCGCGACGACGAAGAAGAAGCTCGCTTCAATGAGCTCGTGAAACTCCTCTTTCGCGA contains the following coding sequences:
- a CDS encoding dihydrofolate reductase codes for the protein MARPQCSVFIAASLDGFIARPSGAIDWLSIVERPGKAYGWKAFFDSVDTLLMGRKTYETALGFDAWPYAGKRCVVLTHEAPRSRHGEAFYRGDFTELVERLGAEGARRVYVDGGTVIAQLLGAQLIDDVTVSVIPVLLGEGAPLAPAIGRDVRLALTGHRAFESGLVQLRYRVMAGVEQAAAD
- a CDS encoding FHIPEP family type III secretion protein, which produces MMIVPLPTWLLDGLISLNLSAAVTLLLVVLYVPDALAIATFPTVLLLTTLFRLGLNVSATRLILLHGDAGDVIRAFGTFVVQGNYVVGAIVFLILTIIQFVVIAKGSERVAEVGARFVLDAMPGKQMAIDAELRTGAIDSAEARRRRRTLLRESQFYGAMDGAMKFVKGDVIASLIITAVNIFGGLAIGVGQRGMPVGDALKRYGLLTIGDGLVSQIPALVISTAAGVLVTRVASEENETPLGRELSTQLLGSPKALFAASLFVALLGVVPGLPTLPFLVVAALLFVASRRATRRLEEARREREANVEGSRDGFAPLVPLWRVELPAESTAALGDVATQLDGVRRDLFLELGLPLPKAVLTLASGLPSGHLAISLRDVPQAIVPAGDLGAATEAIRNLLRRRAGELLGLSETQKLLDELEGVQPATVRAVVPKPVSLTLLTDILRRLVDEGISIRDLSAILQSLSGHAALEKDPLSLAELVRADLRRATTFRLTRGAGHLEVVTLDPTVEDIVRRSVTRTTAGAFLTLAPQAARDIVSAMRRAVAEASASEGRPEGAEPRTIVLTQPDIRRFVRKLVETDLPEVAVVSFADLLPEISVRPAARAHLADLG
- a CDS encoding D-alanine--D-alanine ligase — its product is MSKRRVGVVMGGLSAERDVSLRTGEGVIDALRGRGHDVVPIEWGPETPGIDVLLRSADIDVVFLALHGRGGEDGCVQGLCELLGLPYTGSPLLSSALAMDKLKAKELFRLHNVPTPPYYVVSAADLPELEETHGSFGFPVIVKPRSEGSSVGMAKADNLAELARAIDAALVHDPSVLVERFVKGAEVHVGLLDGKVLGAIEVVPKSGIYDYASKYTPGATEYIAPPRLPPTRVRGVMNLAERASKALGCTGACRVDVLVTEGENEYVLEVNTLPGMTPTSLLPKIAQAAGVDYATLCESILEGAALHGALGVEKRTSRISRVALTEKAEAAPRSSRTRTAAKQRRVG